The sequence TAATATCTGGCGGTAATTCCGTTGATCATTTCTGTATGATCCAATTCCACGACTCCCAGCGAGCTTAGTTTTTTAATATGATGCTGGACACTGGAAGGGGATATCTCCAGTTTTTCTGAAAGCTGCTTGGGTGTCATGGGGATTTTGGACCGTCCCAATAATCTAAGAAGCTTCTGCCTAACAGGATTCATGTAGATTTCCAGTTCCTTTTTTGTAGATAACGTAATTTTATTCATATTCCTTTTTCTCCTTATCCCTGCGATATCATTACATATATTGTAACATTACAAAATGTGTAACGTCAAGCGGAAATTAAGTATAAAACAAGAAAGGTCTTATAAGTTTCGCAATTACATATCCTATGTATTGATTAAAGAATTAAAAAGAATTGATATTTTTGGAAAAGCCTCTTGACAATCAGGGAATAATATTATATTATAAGCGTAGTTGATAATGATAATTATTACTGATATTATTTATCAATAAGGTGAAGCGAATATTCTTATTTCGCTTTCCATATATCAGAACCAACACGCAGCCATACAGCTGTTTTCGAGGGGGCCTGGCCTCCACGGAAAAAAGTACAGTTTCCGCCCATAGAAACAGCGGAAAATCCTGATAAGTTAACATTAAATCAAAATATAAAAATCATAGGAGGTAATTCATTATGTCATTAATCGGAACCGAAGTAAAACCATTCAAGGCGCAGGCTTATCACAACGGAAAATTTGTAGAGGTCACAGAGGAAGATTTTAAGGGCAAGTGGAGCATCATCTGCTTTTATCCTGCGGATTTCACGTTTGTTTGCCCGACAGAACTGGAAGATCTGCAGAACAATTATGAGACATTTAAGAATCTGGGAGCGGAAGTTTATTCCGTATCTACGGATACTCACTATACCCACAAGGCTTGGCATGACAATTCAGAGGCTATACGTAAGCTGACCTATGTTATGATTGGAGACCCCTCTCATACAATTTCCCGCAATTTTGATGTACTGATCGAAGCAGATGGACTTGCGGACCGCGGTACCTTTATTGTTGACCCGGACGGCATCATTCAGTCGGTAGAGATCAATGCCGGAAACATTGGCCGTGATGCAAACATTCTTATTGATAAGATCAAGGCTGCCCAGTACGTAAGAAAGAATCCTGGTGAAGTTTGCCCGGCAAAATGGAAAGAGGGCGGAGCCACACTGAAACCAAGCCTTGACCTAGTAGGAAAAATTTAAGGAGTAAAGATTATGATGCTGGATGCTGAAATAAAGAAACAACTGGCTGAGTATCTCCAGCTTCTGGAAAACGATGTGCTGATTAAAATCAGCACAGGATCTGACAGTATATCAAACGACATGATGGTCCTGATGGAGGAGCTGACCGCACTGTCACCGAGAATAAAGACAGAACAGGTAAAACTGCCCAGAACACCCAGCTTTACCATTAGCCGAATGGAAGAAGACTTTGGGGTCACTTTTGCAGGCATCCCTTTGGGCCATGAATTTACTTCTCTTGTACTGGCTCTTTTACAGGTAAGCGGAAGAGCCCCCAAGGTTGACGGTAAACTAATTGACCTTGTGAAGAGTATCAAGGGCGAATACCATTTTGAAACCTACATCAGCTTAAGCTGTCATAATTGCCCGGAGGTGGTGCAGGCCCTTAACCTTATGAGCATTTTAAATCCTGGCATTACCCATACGATGATTGACGGTGCCGCCTTTAAAGAAGAGGCGGAGAGCAAAAATATTATGGCTGTGCCAACGGTTTTACTAAATGGTGAATTTTTTGGCAGCGGGCGCATGACACTGGAAGAGATTCTTGGAAAATTAGGCAGCGGGCCTGATATGTCAGAGTTTGAGAAGAAAGAGCCGTATGATATACTTGTAATCGGAGGCGGTCCCGCGGGAGCCAGTGCAGCCATTTACGCGGCGCGCAAAGGCATACGCACAGGGATTGTTGCGGAACGCTTCGGCGGTCAGGTAAGAGAGACGCTGGGAATTGAGAATCTGATCAGCGTCGGATATACCGAAGGTCCCAGATTAGCAGAAATTCTGGAGCAGCATGTTAGTAATTATGATGTGGATATTATGAGTGCACAGCGCGCCAGGCGCCTGGAAAGAAAAGAACTCATTGAGGTGGAACTGGAAAACGGCGCTGTCTTAAAAAGCAAGGCAGTAATCCTTTCCACAGGAGCCCGATGGAGAAATGTCGGGATACCGGGTGAGGAGGAATTTAAGAACAAGGGGGTTGCTTATTGTCCCCATTGTGACGGACCTCTTTATAAAGGAAAGCAGGTGGCAGTAATTGGAGGCGGTAATTCCGGCATAGAAGCCGCTATTGACCTTGCGGGAATTGCCAGTCATGTAACGGTGTTTGAATTTATGCCTGAGCTGAAAGCAGATGCCATACTACAGAAGCGCCTTTACAGTCTGTCTAATGTGACAGTCTTAAAGAATGTACAAACGAAAGAAATTACCGGCACTGATAAGGTAAACGGCATCACCTATATGGAACGTGAAACCGGAGCAGTCCATCATATGGATTTGCAAGGAGTATTTGTTCAGATCGGTCTTATAGCCAATACAGACTGGCTGGGGGATACTATTGAACGCAACCGCATTGGTGAGATTATTGTTGATAACCACAATGCAACCAGTTTACCAGGAGTTTTTGCAGCAGGAGACTGCACGGACAGCGTTTATAAGCAGATAGTGATCTCAATGGGATCCGGAGCTAGCGCAGCTTTAAGTGCTTTTGATTATTTAATTCGAAATTGACTTTGAGTAAGGTGAAACCCATGAAACCCATTGTTTATGTGTGTTTCATGAGTTTCATTTTACTCTCTGGTTACAAGCCGAAAGCTGGATTAAGCCTGGCCGTCGGTATGTATAGCTTGAAAATAGCGCCTTACTTTACCAAGAGCAGGGGCGCTATTTTTTGAGTTATTACCCGAAACCTTGACATGTCCCATCTGTAACAGTATAATTTTATATGGACATGACTGGAAAATGACTGGAGTGATAAAAATGCAATATCGTGCACTAGAGCAGATGCTCATTAATTCCATAAAAGAAGTACAGATAAAATTAGGATACGAAAAAGAACCAATTCGCTTCTATTACCCAGAACGTGCTCTGGTGAACATCCTGAAAATCCACGAAGGCTCTCCACAGGAAACAAGAGCAGCCATGGAAGGTTTTAAGGAATATGTGAAGGAGCGACTGGGAGACATCAGGATCACAAAAAGTCAGGAACGCTTTTGCTTTGAGATTCCCCAGGAAGGTATTGAATACGTATATTACCATAAAAAAGACAATGGCTTCTTAAAAGAATTCATTGAAACCGTGGAAAAACCCAATACGACCCTGGATGAGATCCTGAAAGTTTTTCATAAATTCGCCGACGGTAAGGTTATCTGTATAAAATCTCAGGAAGAAGATTTCGATTACATTATATTTTTTGAGGATTCCTCAATAGATAATTACCGGTACTATATTAAATTTCATAGAAATCACGCCACATACCACAGGTTCTTATCCGAAGATGCAGCGGATATGGGCATATAACGATATTATATCAGGAGAAAAAACAATGCAGAGAAAAAGGTGGATCGCAACCCTGTTTACAGGTCTGGTATTTATGGCCGCTAATAGTTTTACTGCCAAAGCAGATATGGCCGCCAATGCGGTAATTCCCATTGTGGCTCCGCCGCCCTTTGAGCAGCAGATTGGCCCTGGAGTAGGCGGGGGGAAAGACTTTTCCCAGTCAGCGCCGGAAGTTTACACAGGTACAGGAGAACAGGTTGTGGCTTTTGCAAAACAGTTTCTTGGAAACCCCTATGTATATGGCGGGACAAGCCTTACATCAGGTGCCGACTGTTCCGGATTTGTGCTAAGCGTTTATAATCAATTTGGCATAAGCCTCCCAAGGACCTCTGAAGCCCAGGGAGAAGCTGGATTTGATGTGGGCGGAATCGAAAATGCCCGGCCGGGAGATATTGTATATTACATAGGACATACCGGTATTTACATAGGGCAGAATCAGTTGATCCATGCAAGCGGCCCAAAGGATGGGATTAAAATATCCTCTGTGGATTTTATGACAATTGTTTCAGTCAGAAGAATATTAGGGAATTAAATAATAATAAGATTATATTTGAGCTTATTCAGATGCTTCGTCAGAATCATCGGGAATAAGCTCTTTTTTTATGCAGCAGCGTGCCGGAATGCCTTTCAGGAAGTCAGAAGTTTTTCAGTCATAATTTGTCCCACTACACATATATTGAGGTAAGAGGAGGGATGAAGGTGGAGAGGAAAGACGAGCTTATCAATATATTTTCCAGGAGCATAAGAGAAATTTTAAACCGGGTAACAATTAACTTTGACGAGGTTCAGGAAATCAGGCTCCGGGTAGGAGCTCCTCTTTTAATGATATACCGGAATGAGGAGTATTATGTGACTCTTAGGGGTTCTCTGAATAAGGAAGGAAAGGATGCCTATATCGTCTCGAAAAATGAGCTTAAGGAAACCATGGAGTACATGAGTAACTATTCTCTTTATGCTTTTGAAGAAGAGATGAAGCAGGGGTTTATTACCATTCAGGGAGGACACCGGATCGGAATCGCAGGAAAGACCATTTTAGACGAATCTGGAATTAAGACCATGAAATACATATCTTTTGTCAACGTCCGGCTGTCCCATCAGGTGAAGGGCTGCGCCTCTGAGGTTTTGCCCTATCTTTATGAGGAAGGGAGAGAAATCTATCACACTCTGATCATTTCCCCTCCCAGGTGCGGAAAGACCACTTTGCTGAGAGATTTGATCCGTCAGGTTTCCAACGGTTCTGAGGAGCATGCAGGCCTTACCGTGGGTGTGGTTGATGAGCGTTCTGAAATTGGGGCCTGTTATCAGGGGATCCCTCAGAATGAACTTGGAATCCGTACCGATATTTTGGACTGCTGTCCCAAGGCAAGAGGAATGATGATGCTGATACGAACCATGTCCCCAAGAGTGATCGCCGTGGACGAGATCGGGAGCAGGGAGGATCTGGAAGCAATGGAATACGTAATGAACTGCGGCTGCAAGCTGATTGCCACGGTTCACGGAAACTCTATAGATGATTTAAAGCAGAAGCCGATTCTAAGAAAGTTGGTGGAGGAGCGGATCTTTGAGAGGTATGTGGTCTTAAACAACTTAGGAAGGATCGGAAACATCGACCAGATCTATGATTCCAGGGGAACGCAGCTCTACAAGGCGCAGGTACATCAGATGGGAATACGGTGGGACAGGCAGGAGTGCATAGCTTATGGATAATACATGGCTGCGGATAATAGGAGCTCTACTGGTCATTATATCATGCTCAGGCCTTGGATTTTTTATGGCGGCCCAATGGAACGAGCATTTAAGAACTGTAGAAAAGCTTAGAAAAATGATTTTTTTATTGAAAGGCGAGATTGTTTATGCCAATTCTCCGCTGACTGAGGCCTTTGAACGGACCGGCAGAAAGGCTGGGGGAGAGATCGGTGTTTTGTTTGAGAGCGTGTCGGAAAGACTTTCCGGACAACAGGGAGAGACCTTTTATACCATTTGGCAGGAGGAGATTGACAAGCTTCCCAGGGAGGTCTGCTTGTCCAAAGAGGACAAACAGAATTTAAAAGGTCTGGGGGAGCATCTGGGTTACCTGGACATGGACATGCAGGAGCGGAATATCCTTTTATATCTGGAACAGCTGGACTTAACAATCGGTTATCTGAGAAAACATAAGCAGGAAAAAAGCCGCCTTTATACCAGCCTGGGTATCATGGGCGGTTTATTCCTAACAATCGTAATGTATTAAGGAGGATCGCATGGGAGTCAATTTGATTTTTAAAATTGCAGCAGTTGGAATCCTGGTTTCCGTCATCTGCCAGGTTTTAAAACACAGCGGACGGGAAGAACAGGCATTCTTAACAAGCCTTGCGGGGCTGATCCTGGTACTGTTCTGGCTGGTGCCTTATATTTATCAGTTATTTGAATCCATTAAAAATCTGTTTGCATTGTAGGTGAGTGTATGACCGTAGTGACCATAGCCATAACAGGAATCGTTGCAGTGCTTTTAGCGGTTTCGTTAAAGGGGATGAAGGGGGAATATGGGACCTATCTGGTCATGGCGGCGGGCTTTTTTATCTTCTTTTACGGCATGGGAAAGCTCACCACCATTCTGGATACGATGAAGGAAATCCAGACCTATATTAAGATTAACAGCGTCTATTTAACCACATTGGTAAAGATGATAGGAATTACCTATATCGCAGAATTTGCCGCGGGGATATGCAAGGATGCCGGATATGGAGCCGTAGGGACTCAGATCGAAATATTTGGAAAGCTTTCCGTTCTGGCGGTCAGCATGCCCATTCTCCTTGCGCTGATCGAGACACTGCAGGTATTTTTATCATGACGGGAGGGTTAAGGACTATGAAAAGAACCGCCTTTTTCCTGCTGTGCCTTATTAGTTTAATGCTGCTGTTTTTTTGTAAGGACAGCCTGGGAGCGGAAACATCATCAGGTAAGGAAGCATCCATCCCGGCGGAAAATTTAGACCTGGATCAGTATGATTTAACGGATATCCAGAATTTTCTGGATCGGTCGAAGGAGAACCAGGGCTTGAATCTATCTTTTAAAAAACTTATGAAAGATCTGATGGATGGAAAATTAAACGAGGTCATGGGACAAGTCGGAAAAGCGTTAAAAGATCTATTGGTGGGGGAGGTAAGAAACAGCGGGCATATGATGGGACAAATCATGGTGCTGGGGATCATTGGGGCGGTGTTTTCCAACTTTTCCAGTGTATTTACCGGAAGTCAGATTTCAGAAACCGGGTTTTTTGTCACCTATTTGCTTCTGTTTACCTATCTGGCGGCCAGCTTTTTTACAAGCGTGACCATTACGGGAAATGTGGTGGGGCAGATTCTGGATTTTACCAAGGTATTGATGCCTGCCTATTTCCTGGCGGCGGCATTTGCGGGAAGCAGTGCATCGGCGGCGGCTTCCTATGAGTTCACACTGCTTGTCATTGTTGCCGCCCAGTGGCTTTTGGGACAGGTACTTTTAGCACTCATAAGAGTCTATGCTCTTTTGGTCATGGCAGGCCACATTGCAAAGGAAGAAATGCTTTCAAAGCTTACGGAACTGTTGGAACAGGTGGTTTCCTGGAGCTTAAAGACCCTGGTGGGAGTTGTGCTTGGGTTTCATCTCATACAGTCCATGGTTCTGCCCTATGTGGATTCCATGAAAACGGGAGCCATTCAGAAGCTGATCGGAGCCATTCCGGGAATCGGCCAGGGCGTCAACTCGGTTGCCCAAATGGTTTTAGGCTCCGGGGTACTTATAAAAAATACCATTGGTGCAGCCGGCATTATCGTACTTCTTATCCTTTCCGTGATTCCCCTGATTAAACTGGCAGTGCTGATGGTTTTATACCAGTGTGTTGCAGCCCTTTTGCAGCCGGTCTGTGATAAAAGGATTGTTTCCTGTATTTCAGAAATGGCCAAAGGCCACAAAATGCTGCTGTCTGTAGCGGCTTCTGCAGTGATCCTCTTTGTTGTTACTATAGCGCTTGTATGCGCTTCTACCAATGTGACCTATTATACCGGGTGAGTGGCATGGAAGAATTGTTTAGCTGGATACGCAATATAACCTATTACCTGATTTTTATAACTGTGGTGGGAAACCTCCTGCCAAATAAAAAATATGAAAAATACATAAAATTATTTGCCGGCATGGTACTGATCCTTCTGGTATTAAAGCCCATTACAGGGGGCTTAAGGCTTGATGATACGCTGGCTTACTATTTTGAGTCAATAAGCCTTAAAAAGGAAGCCGGGGAGTTAACAGGAAAGCTTTCAGAAATGGAAGGGAAAAGGCTGGAAAGCATGATTACCAGATATGAAGAGGCGGTTGGAACGGATTTAAAATCCATGGCTGAGACCGACGGCTTTACCTGCAGAGAATCCAGGGCGGAGATTAACCAGGATCAGGCAAGCAGTACCTTTGGCCATGTCGTGCGGGTGACCTTGGTTCTGTCCCCGGGAAGAACTGGAGATGAGGGAACAGATATTGCCGTTTCCGGTAATGGAAAT is a genomic window of Lacrimispora sphenoides containing:
- the ahpF gene encoding alkyl hydroperoxide reductase subunit F encodes the protein MMLDAEIKKQLAEYLQLLENDVLIKISTGSDSISNDMMVLMEELTALSPRIKTEQVKLPRTPSFTISRMEEDFGVTFAGIPLGHEFTSLVLALLQVSGRAPKVDGKLIDLVKSIKGEYHFETYISLSCHNCPEVVQALNLMSILNPGITHTMIDGAAFKEEAESKNIMAVPTVLLNGEFFGSGRMTLEEILGKLGSGPDMSEFEKKEPYDILVIGGGPAGASAAIYAARKGIRTGIVAERFGGQVRETLGIENLISVGYTEGPRLAEILEQHVSNYDVDIMSAQRARRLERKELIEVELENGAVLKSKAVILSTGARWRNVGIPGEEEFKNKGVAYCPHCDGPLYKGKQVAVIGGGNSGIEAAIDLAGIASHVTVFEFMPELKADAILQKRLYSLSNVTVLKNVQTKEITGTDKVNGITYMERETGAVHHMDLQGVFVQIGLIANTDWLGDTIERNRIGEIIVDNHNATSLPGVFAAGDCTDSVYKQIVISMGSGASAALSAFDYLIRN
- a CDS encoding stage III sporulation protein AE; protein product: MKRTAFFLLCLISLMLLFFCKDSLGAETSSGKEASIPAENLDLDQYDLTDIQNFLDRSKENQGLNLSFKKLMKDLMDGKLNEVMGQVGKALKDLLVGEVRNSGHMMGQIMVLGIIGAVFSNFSSVFTGSQISETGFFVTYLLLFTYLAASFFTSVTITGNVVGQILDFTKVLMPAYFLAAAFAGSSASAAASYEFTLLVIVAAQWLLGQVLLALIRVYALLVMAGHIAKEEMLSKLTELLEQVVSWSLKTLVGVVLGFHLIQSMVLPYVDSMKTGAIQKLIGAIPGIGQGVNSVAQMVLGSGVLIKNTIGAAGIIVLLILSVIPLIKLAVLMVLYQCVAALLQPVCDKRIVSCISEMAKGHKMLLSVAASAVILFVVTIALVCASTNVTYYTG
- the ahpC gene encoding alkyl hydroperoxide reductase subunit C; translation: MSLIGTEVKPFKAQAYHNGKFVEVTEEDFKGKWSIICFYPADFTFVCPTELEDLQNNYETFKNLGAEVYSVSTDTHYTHKAWHDNSEAIRKLTYVMIGDPSHTISRNFDVLIEADGLADRGTFIVDPDGIIQSVEINAGNIGRDANILIDKIKAAQYVRKNPGEVCPAKWKEGGATLKPSLDLVGKI
- the spoIIIAA gene encoding stage III sporulation protein AA produces the protein MERKDELINIFSRSIREILNRVTINFDEVQEIRLRVGAPLLMIYRNEEYYVTLRGSLNKEGKDAYIVSKNELKETMEYMSNYSLYAFEEEMKQGFITIQGGHRIGIAGKTILDESGIKTMKYISFVNVRLSHQVKGCASEVLPYLYEEGREIYHTLIISPPRCGKTTLLRDLIRQVSNGSEEHAGLTVGVVDERSEIGACYQGIPQNELGIRTDILDCCPKARGMMMLIRTMSPRVIAVDEIGSREDLEAMEYVMNCGCKLIATVHGNSIDDLKQKPILRKLVEERIFERYVVLNNLGRIGNIDQIYDSRGTQLYKAQVHQMGIRWDRQECIAYG
- a CDS encoding stage III sporulation protein AB, which gives rise to MDNTWLRIIGALLVIISCSGLGFFMAAQWNEHLRTVEKLRKMIFLLKGEIVYANSPLTEAFERTGRKAGGEIGVLFESVSERLSGQQGETFYTIWQEEIDKLPREVCLSKEDKQNLKGLGEHLGYLDMDMQERNILLYLEQLDLTIGYLRKHKQEKSRLYTSLGIMGGLFLTIVMY
- the spoIIIAC gene encoding stage III sporulation protein AC — encoded protein: MGVNLIFKIAAVGILVSVICQVLKHSGREEQAFLTSLAGLILVLFWLVPYIYQLFESIKNLFAL
- a CDS encoding stage III sporulation protein AF translates to MEELFSWIRNITYYLIFITVVGNLLPNKKYEKYIKLFAGMVLILLVLKPITGGLRLDDTLAYYFESISLKKEAGELTGKLSEMEGKRLESMITRYEEAVGTDLKSMAETDGFTCRESRAEINQDQASSTFGHVVRVTLVLSPGRTGDEGTDIAVSGNGNPPVKKVQEVEEVKIAGSEPEKTDDKGLEDVRKQKQEENSRLSGLRRRIAEYYDLEEQDIEIQMEDGKG
- a CDS encoding DUF3877 family protein → MQYRALEQMLINSIKEVQIKLGYEKEPIRFYYPERALVNILKIHEGSPQETRAAMEGFKEYVKERLGDIRITKSQERFCFEIPQEGIEYVYYHKKDNGFLKEFIETVEKPNTTLDEILKVFHKFADGKVICIKSQEEDFDYIIFFEDSSIDNYRYYIKFHRNHATYHRFLSEDAADMGI
- the spoIIIAD gene encoding stage III sporulation protein AD, with the protein product MTVVTIAITGIVAVLLAVSLKGMKGEYGTYLVMAAGFFIFFYGMGKLTTILDTMKEIQTYIKINSVYLTTLVKMIGITYIAEFAAGICKDAGYGAVGTQIEIFGKLSVLAVSMPILLALIETLQVFLS
- a CDS encoding C40 family peptidase, with product MQRKRWIATLFTGLVFMAANSFTAKADMAANAVIPIVAPPPFEQQIGPGVGGGKDFSQSAPEVYTGTGEQVVAFAKQFLGNPYVYGGTSLTSGADCSGFVLSVYNQFGISLPRTSEAQGEAGFDVGGIENARPGDIVYYIGHTGIYIGQNQLIHASGPKDGIKISSVDFMTIVSVRRILGN